From Huiozyma naganishii CBS 8797 chromosome 11, complete genome, a single genomic window includes:
- the RFC4 gene encoding replication factor C subunit 4 (similar to Saccharomyces cerevisiae RFC4 (YOL094C); ancestral locus Anc_3.103), with amino-acid sequence MSLKLELPWVEKYRPHKLDDIVGNEDTIERLKEIVKDGNMPHMIISGLPGIGKTTSIQCLANEMLGEKLLGSAVLELNASDDRGIDVVRNQIKHFAQVKCHLPPGKHKIVILDEADSMTSGAQQALRRTMELYSNTTRFAFACNQSNKIIEPLQSRCAILRYSKLNDEQVLKRLLQIIKLEDVQYTNDGLEAIIFTAEGDMRQAINNLQSTAAGHGLVNGDNVFRIVDSPHPLIVKKMLLAEQFDDALAILKKELWDKGYSAVDIVTTCFRVTKSLFQVKEAKRLEMMKEIGITHMRILEGVGTYLQLAAMVARIHKLV; translated from the coding sequence ATGTCACTAAAGTTGGAACTTCCCTGGGTGGAGAAGTATAGACCGCACAAACTTGATGACATTGTCGGGAACGAGGACACTATCGAGCGGTTGAAGGAGATCGTGAAGGATGGGAACATGCCACATATGATTATTTCTGGGCTGCCCGGTATAGGTAAAACGACATCAATTCAGTGTCTTGCTAACGAAATGCTTGGCGAGAAGCTTCTCGGGTCTGCTGTCTTGGAGCTGAACGCTTCAGACGACAGAGGTATTGACGTGGTAAGGAATCAGATCAAACATTTTGCACAAGTTAAGTGCCATTTACCACCAGGGAAGCATAAGATTGTTATCCTGGACGAGGCAGACTCGATGACCTCAGGTGCACAACAGGCTCTGCGGAGAACTATGGAATTGTACTCGAATACGACAAGATTCGCGTTTGCGTGCAATCAATCTAATAAGATTATCGAACCCCTACAGAGTAGATGTGCTATCTTGCGTTACTCTAAATTGAATGACGAACAAGTTCTAAAAAGGTTGCTACAGATTATCAAGCTAGAGGACGTCCAATATACGAACGATGGTCTCGAAGCTATAATATTTACTGCAGAAGGTGACATGAGACAGGCGATTAATAATTTACAAAGTACGGCTGCGGGCCACGGTCTAGTCAACGGAGATAATGTGTTCCGGATTGTCGACTCGCCCCATCCGCTGATAGTCAAAAAAATGCTTCTGGCTGAGCAATTCGACGACGCTTTGGCAATTTTAAAGAAAGAACTGTGGGATAAAGGTTACTCAGCTGTGGACATTGTGACAACCTGCTTCAGAGTGACCAAGTCACTGTTCCAAGTGAAGGAGGCCAAAAGGCTGGAAATGATGAAGGAAATTGGGATCACCCACATGAGAATATTAGAAGGGGTAGGTACATATTTGCAATTGGCTGCAATGGTAGCCAGAATTCATAAACTGGTGTAA
- the TRM10 gene encoding tRNA (guanine(9)-N(1))-methyltransferase (similar to Saccharomyces cerevisiae TRM10 (YOL093W); ancestral locus Anc_3.104) yields the protein MSEGESSAKRRITCDVPPKPTGISKKQWKRQWKLKQFELNKEVYAARRRDKRRKAKERRREIIKEYEARGEPLPEELVRIPRININQTDSGMKLIIDCGFDDLMNDKEIVSLSNQITRAYSANRRADHYAEVDVSSFDKRLATRFNVGLKDSNHKSWDHFSFHENDIIAEKERSNLVYLTADTEDELETLEPGTTYIIGGIVDKNRHKELCLNKAKDMTITPKRLPLTKYVKLDGRQVLTTGHVVQLMLKYFDNHDWKEAIESVIPQRKIDQVATLNQEERAAALQVTDSSDSGNEEKPLTQI from the coding sequence ATGTCAGAAGGTGAGAGTAGTGCAAAGAGAAGAATTACTTGCGATGTTCCACCAAAACCCACTGGTATTTCCAAGAAACAGTGGAAGAGACAGTGGAAGTTGAAGCAGTTCGAATTAAACAAAGAGGTGTATGCTGCGCGGAGACGTGATAAGAGACGGAAAGCGAAGGAGCGCAGAAGAGAAATTATCAAGGAGTATGAAGCGAGAGGTGAGCCTCTTCCAGAGGAACTCGTGAGGATCCCACGCATTAACATCAACCAAACTGACTCTGGAATGAAATTGATAATTGATTGTGGGTTCGATGATTTAATGAACGACAAGGAAATTGTGAGTCTGTCAAACCAGATTACTAGAGCATATTCCGCGAACAGAAGGGCAGATCATTATGCGGAGGTCGACGTATCGTCTTTCGACAAACGTTTGGCTACCAGGTTCAATGTTGGGTTGAAGGACTCAAATCACAAAAGCTGGGATCACTTTAGCTTTCACGAAAATGACATCATTGCTGAAAAGGAGCGCTCCAATCTTGTCTATTTGACCGCAGACACGGAGGACGAGCTGGAGACGCTGGAACCTGGAACCACATATATAATTGGTGGTATCGTTGATAAAAATCGGCACAAAGAGCTGTGTTTAAACAAGGCGAAAGACATGACCATCACTCCGAAAAGATTACCTTTAACAAAATACGTTAAATTGGATGGGAGACAAGTACTAACTACTGGTCACGTCGTTCAGCTAATGCTCAAGTACTTTGACAATCACGATTGGAAAGAGGCCATAGAAAGCGTTATTCCTCAACGAAAAATTGATCAGGTGGCAACGTTAAATCAGGAAGAGAGAGCCGCCGCTTTGCAGGTCACGGATTCTAGTGATTCGGGAAATGAGGAGAAACCGTTGACTCAAATATGA
- the KNAG0K00770 gene encoding uncharacterized protein, producing MKLRSLLLLPALIFGADAWGGSPDRYGYGGHDGHGYGGHDGHGYGGRPGHEDHPGLHCDTTPGACFPHGKPTKGLNAKFFDHDLGDTTSIYDDFFYVFKYAEVEKFGEVQGVKSPNFDTYIPCIPASGGEEFQCTDIREYAGRYYCGNVLCQNSLRKSYSGEIYGYNTDVTNIVVELTGYLLAPSTGVYTFQFDHVEDGAYFLLGPQAAWECCQREGGEVDKPTANLLATSDCPKSTTFYLKQGYYYPLRVVYVNALAAGSLKTKLTLPGGTVVTSWGDYIYSFGDELWVDFCSKKPPKRTRTTCSSISTKISSSVSHLTSISHSSIGKSSLITSISSHSVTSSHTGPSSGASGHSGPSSGASGHTGPSSGASGHSGPSSGASGHSGPSSGASGHSGPSSGASGHSGPSSGASGHSGPSSGASGHSGPSSGASGHSVTSSHTGPSSGASGHSGPSSGASGHSGPSSGASGHSGPSSGASGHSVTSSHTGPSSGASGHSGPSSGASGHSGPSSGASGHSGPSSGASGHSGPSSGASGHSGPSSGASGHSVTSSHTGPSSGASGHSGPSSGASGHSGPSSGASGHSGPSSGASGHSGPSSGASGHSGPSSGASGHSVTSSHTGPSSGASGHSGPSSGASGHSVTSSHTGPSSGASGHSGPSSGASGHSGPSSGASGHSGPSSGASGHSGPSSGASGHSGPSSSASGHSGPSSGASGHSGPSSGASGYSGPSSGASGHSGPSSGASGHSGPSSGASGHSVTSSHTGPSSGASGHSVTSSHTGPSSGASGHSGPSSGASGHSGPSSGASGHSGPSSGASGHSVTSSHTGPSSGASGHSGPSSGASGHSGPSSGASGHSGPSSGASGHSGPSSGASGHSGPSSGASGHSGPSSGASGHSVTSSHTGPSSGASGHSGPSSSASGHSGPSSGASGHSGPSSGASGHSGPSSGASGHSVTSSHTGPSSGASGHSGPSSGASGHSGPSSGASGHSGPSSGASGHSGPSSGASGHSVTSSHTGPSSGASGHSGPSSGHSGHSGPSSGASGHSGPSSGASGHSGPSSGASGHSGPSSGASGHSVTSSHTGPSSGASGHSVTSSHTGPSSGASGHSGPSSGASGHSGPSSGASGNSGPSSGASGHSGPSSGASGHSGPSSGASGHSGPSSGASGHSGPSSGASGHSGPSSGASGHSGPSSGASGHSVTSSHTGPSSGASGHSGPSSGASGHSGPSSGASGHSGPSSGASGHSGPSSGASGHTGPSSGASGHSGPSSGASGHSVTSSHTGPSSGASGHSGPSSGASGHSVPSSGASGHSGPSSGASGHSGPSSGASGHYGTSSHTGPSSGASGHSGPSSGASGHSVTSSHTGPSSGASGHSGPSSGASGHSGPSSGASGHSGPSSGASGHSGPSSGASGHSGPSSGASGHSGPSSGASGHSGPSSGASGHSGPSSGASGHSGPSSGASGHSGPSSGASGHSGPSSGASGHSGPSSGASGHSGPSSGASGHSVTSSHTGPSSGASGHSGPSSSASGHSGPSSGASGHSGPSSGASGHSGPSSGASGHSGPSSGASGHSGPSSGASGHSVTSSHTGPSSGASGHSVTSSHTGPSSGASGHSGPSSGASGHSVTSSHTGPSSGASGYSGPSSGASGYSGPSSGASGNSGPSSGASGHSGPSSGASGHSVTSSHTGPSSGASGHSGPSSGASGHSGPSSGASGHSVTSSHTGPSSGASGHSGPSSGASGHTGPSSGASGHSGPSSGASGHSVTSSHTGPSSGASGYSERSSSSRSTAPSRSKSWSRSTSTLTGSISGSSRRSISSTSGSSNTGPSSSFGSGTISSRSSTPTVVPSSSVSIVTSVSTTVSTSVSIVVVCACSYTDPSGHVLPFHTTLPLNPRRTAY from the coding sequence ATGAAGTTACGTTCCTTATTACTTCTGCCTGCTTTGATATTTGGGGCAGATGCCTGGGGAGGCTCTCCAGACCGCTACGGTTACGGAGGGCATGACGGCCACGGTTACGGAGGGCATGACGGCCACGGTTACGGAGGACGTCCAGGCCACGAAGACCATCCAGGTCTGCACTGTGACACTACTCCAGGTGCCTGTTTCCCTCACGGTAAACCCACCAAGGGATTAAATGCCAAATTTTTTGACCATGATCTTGGTGATACCACAAGTATTTATGATGATTTCTTCTATGTTTTCAAGTACgctgaagttgaaaaatttggtGAAGTTCAAGGTGTTAAAAGTCCAAATTTCGATACTTACATCCCATGTATACCTGCTTCAGGCGGTGAAGAATTTCAGTGTACAGATATCCGTGAGTATGCTGGTCGCTATTACTGTGGCAATGTCTTATGTCAGAACTCTTTGCGGAAATCCTACTCGGGGGAGATATATGGCTACAACACAGATGTCACCAATATTGTCGTAGAGCTAACAGGCTACCTTTTGGCTCCTAGTACCGGTGTTTACACGTTCCAATTCGACCACGTGGAGGACGGTGCGTATTTCTTATTAGGACCACAAGCTGCTTGGGAATGTTGCCAGAGAGAAGGTGGTGAAGTAGATAAACCAACAGCTAATCTTTTGGCGACTTCTGATTGCCCAAAAAGCACAACATTCTACTTAAAACAAGGTTATTACTATCCGCTAAGAGTTGTGTACGTTAATGCGTTAGCGGCTGGCTCACTCAAGACAAAACTTACACTACCGGGAGGCACTGTTGTTACTAGTTGGGGTGATTATATCTATTCTTTTGGTGACGAATTGTGGGTTGATTTCTGCTCTAAAAAACCGCcaaagagaacaagaacgaCCTGCAGTTCAATTTCTACAAAGATATCTTCATCCGTATCTCATCTGACCTCGATATCACATAgttcaattggaaaaagCTCATTAATTACAAGCATTTCCAgccactctgtgacttcaagccacactggtccatcttctggtgcttctggtcactctggtccatcgtctggtgcttccggccacactggtccatcttctggtgcttctggtcactccggtccatcatctggtgcttctggtcactctggtccatcatctggtgcttctggtcactccggtccatcgtctggtgcttccggccactccggtccatcttctggtgcttctggtcactctggtccatcttctggtgcttctggtcactccggtccatcgtctggtgcttccggccactctgtgacttcaagccacactggtccatcttctggtgcctctggtcactccggtccatcatctggtgcttctggtcactccggtccatcgtctggtgcttctggtcactctggtccatcatctggtgcttccggccactctgtgacttcaagccacactggtccatcgtctggtgcttctggtcactctggtccatcgtctggtgcttctggtcactctggtccatcatctggtgcttctggtcactctggtccatcatctggtgcttctggtcactctggtccatcatctggtgcctctggtcactctggtccatcatctggtgcctctggtcactctgtgacttcaagccacactggtccatcttctggtgcctctggtcactctggtccatcatctggtgcttctggtcactccggtccatcgtctggtgcttccggccactccggtccatcttctggtgcttccggccactccggtccatcttctggtgcctctggtcactctggtccatcatctggtgcttccggccactctgtgacttcaagccacactggtccatcgtctggtgcctctggtcactccggtccatcgtctggtgcctctggtcactctgtgacttcaagccacactggtccatcttctggtgcctctggtcactccggtccatcatctggtgcttctggtcactccggtccatcatctggtgcttctggtcactctggtccatcatctggtgcctctggtcactctggtccatcatctggtgcttctggtcactctggtccatcgtctagtgcttccggccactccggtccatcttctggtgcttctggtcactccggtccatcgtctggtgcctctggttactccggtccatcgtctggtgcttccggccactccggtccatcttctggtgcttccggccactctggtccatcatctggtgcttccggccactctgtgacttcaagccacactggtccatcgtctggtgcctctggtcactctgtgacttcaagccacactggtccatcttctggtgcctctggtcactccggtccatcatctggtgcttctggtcactctggtccatcatctggtgcttctggtcactccggtccatcgtctggtgcttccggccactctgtgacttcaagccacactggtccatcgtctggtgcttctggtcactctggtccatcgtctggtgcctctggtcactccggtccatcttctggtgcttccggccactccggtccatcttctggtgcttctggtcactccggtccatcatctggtgcttctggtcactctggtccatcatctggtgcttctggtcactccggtccatcgtctggtgcttccggccactctgtgacttcaagccacactggtccatcgtctggtgcttctggtcactctggtccatcgtctagtgcttccggccactccggtccatcttctggtgcttctggtcactctggtccatcttctggtgcctctggtcactctggtccatcatctggtgcttccggccactctgtgacttcaagccacactggtccatcgtctggtgcctctggtcactccggtccatcgtctggtgcctctggtcactccggtccatcgtctggtgcttccggccactccggtccatcttctggtgcttccggccactccggtccatcgtctggtgcctctggtcactctgtgacttcaagccacactggtccatcgtctggtgcttccggccactccggtccatcttctggtcactctggtcactctggtccatcttctggtgcttccggccactccggtccatcttctggtgcttctggtcactctggtccatcttctggtgcctctggtcactctggtccatcatctggtgcttccggccactctgtgacttcaagccacactggtccatcgtctggtgcctctggtcactctgtgacttcaagccacactggtccatcttctggtgcctctggtcactccggtccatcgtctggtgcttccggccactccggtccatcttctggtgcttccggcaactccggtccatcttctggtgcctctggtcactctggtccatcatctggtgcttctggtcactccggtccatcgtctggtgcttccggccactccggtccatcttctggtgcttctggtcactctggtccatcatctggtgcctctggtcactctggtccatcatctggtgcttctggtcactccggtccatcgtctggtgcttccggccactctgtgacttcaagccacactggtccatcgtctggtgcttccggccactccggtccatcatctggtgcttctggtcactctggtccatcatctggtgcttctggtcactccggtccatcgtctggtgcttccggccactccggtccatcttctggtgcttctggtcacactggtccatcttctggtgcctctggtcactccggtccatcatctggtgcttccggccactctgtgacttcaagccacactggtccatcttctggtgcttctggtcactccggtccatcatctggtgcctctggtcactctgttccatcatctggtgcttctggtcactccggtccatcatctggtgcttccggccactccggtccatcttctggtgcttccggccactaTGGTACCTCTAGtcacactggtccatcttctggtgcttctggtcactccggtccatcgtctggtgcctctggtcactctgtgacttcaagccacactggtccatcgtctggtgcttccggccactccggtccatcttctggtgcctctggtcactctggtccatcatctggtgcttctggtcactccggtccatcttctggtgcttccggccactccggtccatcttctggtgcttctggtcactctggtccatcttctggtgcctctggtcactctggtccatcatctggtgcttctggtcactccggtccatcgtctggtgcttccggccactccggtccatcttctggtgcttctggtcactccggtccatcatctggtgcttctggtcactccggtccatcgtctggtgcttccggccactccggtccatcttctggtgcttctggtcactccggtccatcatctggtgcttctggtcactctggtccatcttctggtgcttccggccactctgtgacttcaagccacactggtccatcgtctggtgcttctggtcactctggtccatcgtctagtgcttccggccactccggtccatcttctggtgcttctggtcactccggtccatcatctggtgcttctggtcactccggtccatcatctggtgcttctggtcactctggtccatcatctggtgcctctggtcactccggtccatcgtctggtgcttccggccactctgtgacttcaagccacactggtccatcgtctggtgcctctggtcactctgtgacttcaagccacactggtccatcatctggtgcttctggtcactccggtccatcatctggtgcttccggccactctgtgacttcaagccacactggtccatcgtctggtgcctctggttactccggtccatcgtctggtgcctctggttactccggtccatcttctggtgcttccggcaactccggtccatcttctggtgcctctggtcactctggtccatcatctggtgcctctggtcactctgtgacttcaagccacactggtccatcgtctggtgcctctggtcactccggtccatcatctggtgcttctggtcactccggtccatcgtctggtgcttccggccactctgtgacttcaagccacactggtccatcatctggtgcttctggtcactccggtccatcatctggtgcttctggtcacactggtccatcttctggtgcctctggtcactctggtccatcatctggtgcttccggccactctgtgacttcaagccacactggtccatcgtctggtgcctctggttACTCTGAAAGAAGCAGTTCCTCTCGTTCTACCGCTCCGTCCAGATCCAAGTCTTGGAGTAGATCTACGTCAACCTTAACCGGTAGCATATCAGGTTCTTCACGCCGGTCGATTTCGTCGACCTCAGGCTCTTCAAACACTGGACCAagttcttcttttggaagtgGGACGATATCTTCCAGGTCCAGTACCCCTACTGTGGTTCCATCCTCGAGCGTTTCTATTGTTACATCAGTTTCTACCACAGTTTCTACTTCTGTTTCTATTGTCGTGGTTTGCGCCTGCTCATACACTGATCCAAGTGGCCATGTCTTACCATTCCACACAACCCTCCCATTGAACCCTCGCAGGACAGCTTATTAA
- the KNAG0K00780 gene encoding uncharacterized protein — MPKKQTNPSASFDQMKTSFLLLLVVTFTSLVSANSIPCIPWQFNPPSCKLNGSPKPGFTARFFHLPINQWVYMRDPSYFANDYRELGQIGEVSGITKQNFVSTIPCIPENGNPTFECYTPFYENYPRYKCGDVQCSNSVRTPYWNNQIYGFQTTVSNVTVELTGYLKAPQTGPYTMIFSNIDDVAYFFVGSDTAFGCCNQDGDLSEVDGYTMGVMYPYAKQVTFNMVEGQYYPIRIVYSNAWMSGTFESQLQLPLGNTILNWGKYVYTYEDKTCKNPSSSSVSASSTSSSISTSTVVSVSTSVSVSYSTVADCDCTYTDSDGVVKSYHTDLPINTRK; from the coding sequence ATgccaaaaaaacaaacaaacccTTCTGCCAGCTTTGACCAAATGAAAACCAGTTTTTTACTACTACTAGTAGTAACTTTCacttctttggtttctgCCAATTCCATACCATGTATACCCTGGCAGTTTAATCCTCCAAGCTGTAAGCTGAATGGGAGTCCAAAGCCCGGGTTCACTGCGAGATTTTTCCATCTGCCAATCAACCAATGGGTCTACATGAGAGATCCATCGTACTTTGCGAATGACTATCGTGAACTGGGTCAGATCGGCGAAGTGTCTGGTATTACCAAGCAAAATTTTGTTAGTACCATTCCATGTATACCAGAAAACGGTAATCCAACCTTTGAGTGTTACACTCCGTTTTACGAAAACTATCCTCGTTACAAATGTGGTGATGTTCAGTGCTCAAACTCTGTCCGTACCCCTTATTGGAACAATCAGATCTATGGGTTTCAAACTACTGTCAGTAACGTTACTGTGGAACTCACCGGTTACTTGAAGGCCCCGCAGACCGGTCCTTACACTATGATTTTTTCCAACATCGATGACGTTGCTTATTTCTTTGTCGGTTCGGACACTGCCTTCGGCTGTTGTAACCAAGATGGTGACTTATCTGAAGTTGACGGTTACACAATGGGTGTTATGTACCCATACGCGAAGCAGGTCACATTTAACATGGTTGAGGGTCAGTACTATCCAATCAGAATAGTCTACTCCAATGCCTGGATGTCCGGTACTTTCGAATCGCAACTGCAGCTACCATTGGGTAACACCATTTTGAATTGGGGTAAGTATGTTTACACCTATGAAGACAAAACGTGTAAAAACCCGTCATCCAGttctgtttctgcttcGTCGACTAGTTCCTCCATTTCTACTTCTACAGTTGTGTCTGTTTCTACCTCTGTTTCTGTTAGTTACAGCACTGTTGCCGACTGTGACTGCACCTACACAGATTCAGATGGTGTTGTTAAAAGTTACCACACAGATCTTCCTATCAATACCCGTAAATGA
- the YPQ1 gene encoding cationic amino acid transporter (similar to Saccharomyces cerevisiae YBR147W and YOL092W; ancestral locus Anc_3.105) gives MRFAPIEFTGQNVSGLMGSISIACWVIVFVPQIYENFYRKSSSGLSLLFVVLWLAGDVFNLLGALLQHLLSTMIILAAYYTVADIILLGQCLWYDNGEEDVVEIDPVHFSPANPVNENVLQDVFHEHEPLLRVTKSHRNSDVVTNEYRSIEDEINRSMDADANNDSEVEVVQETLDSGNYTSDIVIVSTVIMAGFIAWYIPYCRNYNPTPLKPKPTPTDVEFNWLAQLFGYLSAVLYLGSRIPQILLNFKRKSCEGISFLFFLFACLGNTTFITSVLCVSLEPKYLLVNASWLVGSSGTLVMDFIIFGQFFAYGRGKIVSSPASV, from the coding sequence ATGCGTTTCGCACCTATAGAGTTTACTGGCCAGAATGTCAGTGGGCTAATGGGCTCGATATCGATTGCCTGCTGGGTCATCGTTTTCGTGCCGCAGATCTATGAGAATTTCTACAGAAAGTCTTCTAGTGGTCTTTCGCTACTGTTTGTTGTGCTGTGGTTAGCTGGTGACgttttcaatttgttgGGAGCACTGTTGCAGCACCTGCTTTCCACAATGATCATATTGGCAGCATACTATACCGTCGCGGATATAATACTGCTGGGCCAATGTCTGTGGTACGATAACGGGGAGGAGGATGTCGTTGAGATTGATCCAGTACATTTCTCCCCTGCCAACCCGGTGAACGAAAACGTGCTTCAAGATGTCTTTCACGAACATGAACCCCTGTTAAGGGTGACAAAATCCCATCGGAACTCTGACGTGGTCACCAACGAGTACCGTTCCATAGAAGACGAAATAAATAGAAGCATGGATGCAGACGCTAACAACGATTCCGAGGTAGAGGTCGTCCAAGAAACATTGGACAGTGGTAACTATACAAGCGACATTGTCATCGTGTCCACAGTCATCATGGCAGGGTTCATAGCGTGGTATATACCGTACTGCAGGAACTACAACCCTACACCGTTGAAACCAAAACCAACACCAACAGACGTCGAGTTCAATTGGCTCGCGCAGCTGTTCGGATACCTGAGTGCGGTCCTATACCTGGGTTCAAGGATCCCGCAAATCTTACTAAATTTCAAGAGAAAGTCATGCGAGGGTATTtcgtttctgttctttctGTTCGCATGTCTGGGGAACACAACCTTCATTACCTCAGTGCTCTGCGTATCGCTGGAACCAAAATACCTGCTTGTCAACGCCTCGTGGCTTGTGGGGAGTTCAGGCACTTTGGTCATGGATTTCATCATCTTTGGCCAGTTCTTCGCATATGGGAGAGGGAAAATAGTAAGTTCACCAGCAAGCGTATAA